From the Paenibacillus sp. FSL H8-0548 genome, one window contains:
- the ytxJ gene encoding bacillithiol system redox-active protein YtxJ: protein MSYKEITTIEEWNNVYEASATRPLVVFKHSTTCPVSANAHQEFNQYLDGKPREDVEYVLVKVIESRPVSNQIAEDTSVKHESPQIMFIDKKEKVWSTSHWSITKAHITAVLD from the coding sequence ATGTCGTACAAAGAAATTACAACCATCGAAGAATGGAATAACGTTTATGAAGCTTCTGCCACTCGCCCGCTCGTTGTTTTCAAACACAGCACGACTTGTCCGGTTAGCGCGAACGCTCACCAGGAATTTAACCAATACCTCGACGGCAAGCCTAGAGAGGACGTAGAATACGTGCTCGTTAAGGTGATCGAGTCTCGCCCTGTTTCCAACCAAATCGCTGAAGACACATCCGTAAAGCATGAGTCTCCACAAATTATGTTTATTGATAAAAAAGAAAAAGTATGGTCGACTTCACACTGGTCCATTACGAAAGCTCATATCACAGCCGTGCTTGACTAA
- a CDS encoding copper amine oxidase N-terminal domain-containing protein: MKFINIKTQWIGLLCLLLLFFSSSPSIKAANPATAIPVHLKAGMYSILYTYPSAPYIDAQGRLLIPLRTIEGLFGGVVSYNASTKIAVAEWLGHSFEVAIGSKNAKIDGKPVVMDTIPVNKKGSIYLPIRLLLDGTDLEWTWNNKTKQLSIDDERVLKGKPFQQFEGNDFADVKNEDALTIMSYVLEGKSLTVTAVNHSGHTIPDGKADIQPLVSYSGSGGFSVDSYSRPSYLPLKGVLNNQETQKSVSISPNDIEYIITVGRELN; the protein is encoded by the coding sequence GTGAAATTTATTAATATTAAAACGCAATGGATTGGTTTGCTATGTTTGCTTTTATTATTTTTTTCAAGCTCCCCTTCTATTAAAGCCGCTAATCCCGCCACCGCAATTCCAGTCCATCTAAAAGCTGGGATGTATTCGATTCTTTATACTTATCCATCGGCTCCATATATTGATGCTCAGGGAAGGCTGCTTATTCCGTTGCGCACGATCGAAGGTCTGTTTGGTGGAGTTGTCTCTTATAACGCATCAACTAAAATAGCTGTGGCCGAGTGGTTGGGGCATTCTTTTGAGGTCGCTATTGGATCAAAAAATGCAAAAATTGACGGCAAGCCTGTTGTGATGGATACGATTCCTGTTAATAAGAAAGGTTCAATTTACCTACCTATTAGGTTGTTATTGGACGGGACTGATCTTGAATGGACGTGGAACAACAAGACTAAACAGTTGTCCATAGATGATGAGAGAGTTCTGAAGGGGAAGCCTTTTCAGCAGTTTGAAGGCAATGATTTTGCTGATGTGAAAAACGAGGATGCATTGACTATTATGTCCTATGTTCTTGAAGGTAAAAGCTTGACGGTAACTGCCGTTAACCATTCAGGACACACGATTCCAGATGGAAAAGCAGATATTCAGCCTTTGGTTTCATATAGCGGCAGCGGTGGGTTTTCGGTGGATTCCTATTCTCGACCGTCTTATTTGCCTTTGAAGGGAGTCCTGAACAACCAAGAGACTCAGAAGTCGGTTTCCATTAGCCCAAATGATATCGAATATATCATTACAGTTGGACGTGAACTGAATTAA